From Sceloporus undulatus isolate JIND9_A2432 ecotype Alabama chromosome 6, SceUnd_v1.1, whole genome shotgun sequence, one genomic window encodes:
- the LOC121933682 gene encoding olfactory receptor 10C1-like: MDNKTQITSEFILLGFSKLSEMKWIFFNIFLFLYIFTMLSNITIVIVTSADATLQTPMYFFLRKLSFLELCFTSVTIPNMLVTLCLEESRISFVGCAAQLYFILLFGVTECFLLSVMSYDRYVAICLPLQYTAIMNKRVCIQLSASSCPTAIMVAAGHTAFIFTLPFCRSNVINHFYCEIQPLLLLVCGNTYWNEVQVIVAAGVVLVLPFLFILISYSQIILSILKMRSTQSRHKAFSTCSSHLIVVMLFYGTALFMYMRPKSSYSLDTDKWLSLSYTVITPILNPIIYSLRNKQVKGALWKLATKIILIPRR, translated from the coding sequence atggataacaaaacaCAGATTACTAGTGAATTCATTTTACTGGGATTCTCCAAACTCTCAgaaatgaaatggattttctttaatatatttttattcctgtaTATTTTTACAATGCTTAGCAATATTACCATTGTCATTGTCACAAGTGCTGATGCTACTCTTCAGACACCCATGTATTTCTTCCTAAGGAAGTTGTCTTTCTTGGAACTGTGCTTCACCTCAGTCACCATACCCAACATGCTAGTGACTCTTTGCTTGGAGGAAAGCAGAATCTCATTTGTTGGGTGTGCAGCACAGCtatatttcattttactttttggTGTCACTGAGTGCTTTCTCCTTTCCGTCATGTCATATGATCGCTATGTGGCGATATGTCTCCCACTGCAGTACACAGCCATCATGAATAAGAGAGTATGTATTCAACTCTCTGCTTCATCTTGTCCTACAGCAATTATGGTGGCTGCTGGACACACAGCCTTCATCTTCACCCTGCCTTTTTGTCGATCAAATGTAATTAACCATTTCTACTGTGAAATCCAGCCATTACTTCTACTTGTTTGTGGCAATACCTACTGGAATGAAGTCCAAGTTATTGTGGCAGCTGGTGTGGTACTTGTGCTGCCCTTCCTATTTATTTTGATATCTTACAGCCAGATCATCCTCAGCATCCTAAAGATGAGGTCAACGCAAAGCAGACACAAGGCATTTTCCACCTGTTCCTCTCATCTTATTGTAGTAATGCTTTTCTATGGCACAGCCCTCTTCATGTATATGAGACCCAAGTCAAGTTACTCTTTGGACACTGACAAATGGCTCTCTCTGTCTTATACAGTTATTACTCCAATACTGAACCCTATAATATACAGTCTCAGAAACAAACAAGTGAAAGGAGCCTTGTGGAAACTGGCAACCAAAATTATTCTTATACCAAGAAGATAA